A genomic stretch from Cloacibacterium caeni includes:
- a CDS encoding GLPGLI family protein — protein sequence MKWYKSLSFALLFLVTLANAQSANRFFYELTFKPKKGIDSLQKTVMILDVTDKKSLYRDYLTVSQDSILKITVEKMQKSGIFQDMSKVIRQPKFSHKIYKSYPTMKVQYIDAVLNGGRPLYLSYSEETKFNWKIENEKKKIGEYEAQKATTEFGGRKWTAWFTESIPFPDGPYKFSGLPGLIVKIEDAEKNYSWELKGNKKIENYNELSYSEQLMAQFGGSLKTTDITREKFEKTLADFKKDPFANMRDQLSQIPADAKMPGTDKSVKDFIAEKERETKELYGSIDNSIEILEKK from the coding sequence ATGAAATGGTATAAATCTTTAAGCTTTGCTTTATTGTTTTTAGTAACTCTTGCAAACGCACAATCTGCAAACAGATTTTTTTATGAATTGACCTTTAAACCCAAAAAAGGAATAGACTCTTTACAAAAAACTGTTATGATTCTAGACGTAACCGATAAAAAATCACTTTATAGAGATTATTTGACGGTTTCACAGGATTCTATTTTAAAAATTACAGTAGAAAAAATGCAAAAATCAGGAATTTTTCAAGATATGTCTAAAGTTATAAGGCAGCCTAAATTTTCTCACAAAATTTATAAAAGCTATCCCACAATGAAAGTTCAATATATTGATGCTGTTTTAAATGGAGGAAGACCATTGTATTTAAGCTATTCAGAAGAGACAAAATTCAACTGGAAAATAGAAAATGAAAAGAAAAAAATAGGCGAATACGAAGCTCAAAAAGCTACCACAGAATTTGGTGGAAGAAAATGGACGGCTTGGTTTACAGAATCTATTCCTTTCCCAGATGGTCCGTATAAATTCTCTGGTTTACCTGGATTAATAGTGAAAATAGAAGATGCTGAGAAAAATTATTCCTGGGAACTTAAAGGTAACAAAAAGATTGAAAACTATAATGAATTATCATATAGTGAACAATTAATGGCTCAATTTGGTGGCTCTTTGAAAACTACTGACATTACTAGAGAAAAATTTGAAAAAACTCTTGCTGATTTCAAAAAAGATCCTTTTGCTAATATGAGAGATCAATTATCCCAAATTCCAGCAGACGCTAAAATGCCTGGAACAGACAAATCTGTAAAAGACTTTATTGCAGAAAAAGAGAGAGAAACAAAAGAACTTTATGGTTCTATTGATAATTCTATTGAAATTCTTGAGAAAAAATAA
- a CDS encoding calcium:proton antiporter — protein sequence MKLKKLFHWTVIAPILAWVIYFLTPDSDSTVILMLCGVFLMLSVFSAVHHSEVIAHKIGEPFGTIVLAISITIIEVALIISLMTAGGKETSHLARDTVFAAVMLILNGVLGLSLLVGSVKFHEQFFARTSANSLLVSLIAILVLTLILPNFTTSANGPVYTQPQLIFVSIACLTIYSTFLLVQTVRHRNYFLPNNKEEVVSVPTAKESILSFITLLVCLGIVVLMAKKLSTPIETIIRNAGLPQSLVGVIIAAVILLPEGIASIKAARKDDLQTSLNLSLGSALASIGLTIPAVAVVCSIFNLDLVLGLDYKSMVLLGLSIFITMLSLSRGKTNILYGVVLLVNLAAYIFTVIYP from the coding sequence ATGAAATTAAAAAAACTTTTCCATTGGACAGTTATTGCTCCTATTCTAGCTTGGGTTATTTACTTTTTAACTCCCGATTCAGACAGTACAGTTATTTTAATGCTTTGTGGCGTTTTTTTAATGTTAAGTGTATTTTCTGCAGTACACCATTCAGAAGTCATCGCACATAAAATTGGCGAACCTTTTGGAACTATTGTTTTGGCGATTTCCATTACAATTATAGAAGTAGCACTTATTATTTCGCTCATGACAGCAGGAGGAAAAGAAACCTCACATCTCGCCAGAGATACTGTTTTCGCAGCGGTAATGCTTATTTTAAACGGTGTTTTAGGTTTAAGTTTATTGGTAGGAAGTGTGAAATTTCACGAACAGTTTTTTGCCAGAACTTCTGCCAATTCCCTACTCGTTTCTTTGATTGCAATTTTAGTGCTTACCCTTATTCTTCCCAATTTTACCACCAGCGCAAATGGCCCTGTTTATACACAACCTCAATTAATTTTTGTTTCTATAGCTTGTCTCACCATTTACAGCACTTTTTTATTGGTTCAAACGGTGAGACATAGAAATTATTTTTTACCCAATAACAAAGAAGAAGTAGTTTCTGTCCCTACTGCAAAAGAAAGTATTCTGAGTTTTATTACCTTATTGGTCTGTCTAGGAATTGTAGTATTAATGGCAAAAAAACTCTCTACACCTATAGAAACCATCATTAGAAATGCAGGATTGCCACAATCTTTGGTTGGAGTTATCATTGCAGCAGTGATTTTATTACCAGAAGGAATCGCTTCCATTAAAGCAGCCAGAAAAGATGATTTACAGACCAGCCTCAATCTTTCTTTAGGTTCCGCTTTGGCTTCTATTGGACTTACCATTCCCGCAGTTGCAGTAGTGTGCAGTATTTTTAATTTAGACCTTGTTTTAGGATTAGATTATAAATCGATGGTTTTGCTGGGATTGTCTATTTTTATCACCATGTTATCGCTAAGTCGAGGAAAAACCAACATTCTTTACGGTGTAGTTTTACTCGTGAACTTAGCAGCTTATATTTTTACTGTAATTTATCCTTAA
- a CDS encoding DUF885 domain-containing protein → MRFFRAPILGIFAMMLFVISCKKTDIALPKSEANIDSIASKYYEGYLKMFPLEATMQGDNRYNDQLPNAISQDFISKEIGFYTETQKKLQTLDYESLSDKDKTVYDVLDFTLKDKIEKYAYHPELMPFNQFEGLPLDFPLLGSGDGNQPFKTTKDYDNFLKRIDAFAVWMNTAEKNFRDGMKQNVMLPKKLVMKMIPQMRGEEIISENFDKNIFYGPIKKIPANFSAADKQKYTVLYQNAIKTKIIPAYQRMGDFLEKEYLPKARNTDGINAIPNGSNIYTYLAKSWTTTNLTPDEINKIGLKEVAMLRVEMEKVKTQLGFKGTLEQFLVSLKTDKKAMPYKTPEEVIAAFNGILKKIEPKLPTMFTKFPKTPFEIRRTEKFREASASAEYKPGSADGSRPGIFYTPIPDATQYNVTNGFESLFLHEAIPGHHYQVSLQQENMEIPKFMRFGWFGAYGEGWAHYTETLGPEFGLYTDPYQKMGYLSDQMLRAVRLVVDTGIHTGKMTRENAIQYYLNNISDSEEGATAAIERYMAIPGQALGYKIGSLKFLELRAKYQKELGKKFSLAKFHDEILNQGCLPLSVLERKMELWAKKQ, encoded by the coding sequence ATGAGATTTTTTAGAGCGCCTATTTTAGGAATATTTGCAATGATGCTTTTCGTTATCAGTTGTAAAAAAACAGACATTGCTTTGCCCAAATCCGAAGCCAATATAGACAGCATTGCTTCTAAATATTATGAAGGTTACCTGAAAATGTTTCCTTTGGAAGCCACTATGCAAGGTGATAATAGATATAATGACCAATTGCCAAATGCTATCAGTCAGGATTTTATTTCTAAAGAAATCGGTTTCTATACCGAAACTCAAAAAAAGTTGCAAACTCTTGATTATGAATCTCTTTCTGATAAAGACAAAACCGTTTATGATGTTTTAGATTTTACCTTAAAAGATAAGATTGAAAAGTATGCGTATCATCCAGAACTCATGCCTTTTAACCAATTTGAAGGTTTGCCATTAGATTTTCCATTGTTAGGAAGCGGAGATGGAAATCAACCGTTTAAAACGACTAAAGATTATGATAATTTCTTGAAAAGAATAGATGCTTTTGCCGTTTGGATGAATACTGCCGAAAAGAATTTCAGAGATGGAATGAAACAAAATGTGATGCTTCCAAAAAAACTGGTGATGAAAATGATTCCTCAAATGAGAGGTGAAGAAATTATTTCTGAAAATTTTGATAAAAATATTTTCTACGGACCAATCAAAAAAATTCCAGCCAATTTTTCTGCCGCGGATAAACAAAAGTACACCGTACTTTATCAAAACGCCATCAAAACGAAAATTATTCCTGCCTACCAAAGAATGGGTGATTTTCTAGAAAAAGAATATTTGCCAAAAGCGAGAAATACAGATGGAATTAACGCTATTCCTAATGGAAGCAATATTTATACTTATCTCGCAAAATCTTGGACAACCACTAATCTTACTCCCGATGAAATCAATAAGATTGGGTTGAAAGAAGTGGCCATGTTAAGAGTAGAAATGGAGAAAGTAAAAACTCAATTAGGTTTCAAAGGAACACTCGAACAATTTTTGGTAAGTTTAAAAACGGACAAAAAAGCAATGCCTTATAAAACGCCAGAAGAAGTAATAGCTGCGTTTAATGGGATTTTAAAGAAAATAGAGCCAAAACTTCCAACGATGTTTACTAAGTTTCCTAAAACACCGTTTGAAATCAGAAGAACCGAAAAATTTAGAGAAGCAAGTGCAAGTGCAGAATACAAACCAGGTTCAGCAGACGGAAGCAGACCGGGAATTTTTTATACACCTATTCCAGATGCTACTCAATATAATGTAACCAATGGTTTCGAATCTTTATTCTTGCACGAAGCTATTCCGGGACATCATTATCAGGTTTCGCTTCAACAGGAAAATATGGAAATTCCTAAATTCATGAGATTTGGTTGGTTCGGAGCTTATGGAGAAGGTTGGGCGCACTATACCGAAACTTTAGGGCCAGAGTTTGGTTTGTATACTGATCCTTATCAAAAAATGGGTTATTTAAGTGATCAAATGTTGCGTGCAGTTCGATTGGTGGTAGATACAGGAATTCACACTGGGAAAATGACCAGAGAAAATGCGATTCAATATTATCTGAATAATATTTCTGATTCTGAAGAAGGTGCAACTGCCGCAATTGAGCGTTATATGGCGATTCCGGGACAAGCATTAGGTTACAAAATCGGTTCGCTTAAATTTTTAGAATTAAGAGCCAAATATCAAAAAGAACTAGGTAAGAAATTCAGTTTGGCTAAATTCCATGATGAAATTCTGAACCAAGGATGTCTTCCATTATCCGTTTTAGAAAGAAAGATGGAACTTTGGGCAAAGAAACAGTAA
- a CDS encoding S46 family peptidase — MKRIFLLFTFLLSFAQMRADEGMWLMMLVKRLNGKDLQKQGLRLTAEEIYSVNNSSLKDAIVQFNGGCTAEVVSKEGLLFTNHHCGYDAIAALSTPEKNYLKDGFFAMNNKEELPAKNLYVRFLVRMDDVTARINGKLNPQMSADERRAVIEAEYKAIQKENSENGKYTVVVRDFFSGNEFYYFVYQDYKDVRLVGTPTESIGKFGGDTDNWEWPRHTGDFSVFRIYGDANGNPAEYSLNNVPLKPKYHLPVSMKGVKPGDFTMIMGYPGRTNRYLTSYGINQLVTKDYIGWVEASKSAMDVMKKYMDKDTQIRLDYASQYASVANYWKNRAGTIESVNKNGTVADKQKVEAKFQEWANLAENKATYGNVLSEIEAYYKLIADRNLERNYATQFQRNAKYAVLPYRIGAALKSYIEQNEAGKAAMKARVLAGVEASYDGFHPVVEKDMLQTLLSLYKNKVPFDYQLPVMKYSNPAELANQADASIFSTKESLLKFIENPSLAVLENDPLYKFSGIMVAEAMMFGDKYVKADDQFAKNTRLYFDGLRKSMPEKEFYPDANSTMRVTFGKVDRLPIRTDRQYYGVKDNFYTDMKGMVAKYKKGDAEFDLPQRLLDLYKKKDFGPYKDKKGYMPVNFLSDNDITGGNSGSPILNGNGELIGLAFDGNSEALSGDIVFEKQWQKTINLDVRFLLWVMDKYHGAGYLLNEMTIRK; from the coding sequence ATGAAAAGAATATTTTTACTATTCACATTTCTATTGAGCTTTGCACAAATGCGTGCAGACGAAGGAATGTGGCTGATGATGCTCGTAAAGAGATTAAACGGAAAAGACTTACAAAAACAAGGTCTTAGATTAACTGCAGAAGAAATTTATTCTGTAAACAACTCTAGCCTAAAAGACGCCATCGTACAGTTTAATGGTGGTTGTACTGCAGAAGTAGTTTCTAAAGAAGGTTTGCTTTTCACCAACCACCACTGTGGTTATGATGCTATTGCAGCACTTTCTACTCCAGAAAAAAATTATTTAAAAGATGGTTTCTTCGCCATGAACAACAAAGAAGAACTTCCTGCAAAAAATCTTTATGTGAGATTTTTAGTAAGAATGGATGATGTAACTGCTAGAATTAACGGGAAACTTAATCCTCAAATGTCTGCTGACGAAAGACGCGCCGTAATCGAAGCAGAATACAAAGCCATCCAAAAAGAAAATTCAGAAAATGGTAAATATACTGTTGTAGTAAGAGATTTCTTCAGCGGAAATGAATTCTACTATTTCGTATATCAAGATTATAAAGACGTAAGATTAGTAGGAACTCCTACAGAATCTATCGGTAAATTCGGTGGTGATACCGATAACTGGGAATGGCCAAGACACACTGGTGACTTCTCTGTTTTCAGAATTTATGGTGATGCTAACGGAAATCCTGCAGAATATTCATTAAACAATGTTCCATTAAAACCTAAATATCACCTTCCTGTTTCTATGAAAGGAGTAAAACCTGGTGATTTCACCATGATTATGGGTTATCCTGGTAGAACTAACAGATATTTAACTTCTTATGGAATCAATCAATTGGTGACTAAAGATTATATCGGTTGGGTAGAAGCTTCTAAATCAGCAATGGATGTGATGAAGAAGTACATGGACAAAGACACTCAAATCAGATTAGATTACGCTTCTCAATACGCTTCTGTAGCAAACTACTGGAAAAATAGAGCTGGAACCATAGAATCTGTAAACAAAAACGGAACAGTTGCAGACAAACAAAAAGTAGAGGCTAAATTCCAAGAATGGGCAAACCTAGCTGAAAACAAAGCTACTTACGGAAATGTTCTTTCAGAAATCGAAGCATATTACAAATTAATTGCTGATAGAAATTTAGAAAGAAACTACGCTACTCAATTCCAAAGAAATGCTAAATATGCAGTTCTTCCTTACAGAATTGGCGCTGCTCTTAAATCTTATATCGAGCAAAACGAAGCTGGAAAAGCAGCTATGAAAGCAAGAGTTCTTGCTGGTGTAGAAGCTTCTTACGATGGTTTCCACCCAGTAGTAGAAAAAGATATGTTGCAAACTTTGCTTTCTCTTTATAAGAACAAAGTACCGTTTGATTATCAACTTCCGGTGATGAAATATTCCAATCCAGCAGAATTAGCTAACCAAGCAGACGCTTCTATTTTCAGCACCAAAGAATCTCTACTTAAATTCATCGAAAATCCTAGTTTAGCTGTTTTAGAAAATGATCCGCTTTACAAATTTTCAGGAATTATGGTAGCAGAAGCTATGATGTTTGGAGACAAATATGTAAAAGCTGATGACCAATTTGCTAAAAACACTAGATTATATTTTGACGGTCTTAGAAAATCTATGCCAGAAAAAGAATTCTATCCAGATGCCAACTCTACTATGAGAGTAACTTTTGGTAAAGTAGATAGATTACCAATCAGAACAGACAGACAATATTATGGCGTAAAAGATAACTTCTATACTGATATGAAAGGTATGGTGGCTAAATACAAAAAAGGCGACGCAGAGTTTGATTTACCTCAAAGATTGTTAGATTTATACAAGAAAAAAGATTTCGGTCCATACAAAGACAAAAAAGGTTATATGCCTGTAAACTTCTTATCAGATAATGATATTACAGGTGGAAACTCTGGTTCTCCTATCTTAAACGGAAATGGTGAATTAATTGGTCTTGCTTTCGATGGTAACTCTGAAGCACTTTCAGGAGATATCGTTTTCGAAAAACAATGGCAAAAAACCATCAACCTAGATGTAAGATTCTTACTTTGGGTAATGGATAAATATCACGGAGCTGGTTATTTATTAAACGAAATGACTATCAGAAAATAA
- a CDS encoding AraC family transcriptional regulator has product MTSQEYLARIRKVLDYIDQHLDDELPLEKLAEMGYYSPFHFHRIFRAVTRETLLGYITRKRMEKAAMMLSLKKEKSLEEIFLEIGYNSHSTFGKTFKKHFGISPAAFRKNSPENFKKIQTIISNIGQKEVVFEQYLYQLEQMKFFMENKANIQIKEMPEMQIASVLSIGVQNIGNAYNTLISWAISKNIFPRENVKMITVYHDSFKVTAPNKVRIHAGMLLEEAIKNEGEVFLEILPKGKYIVSRQEITLPEFETAWNALFLWMNENGHQFRKECPYEIYHNDYQEHPEKKCLVDFCIPIL; this is encoded by the coding sequence TTGACTTCACAAGAATATCTTGCGAGAATAAGAAAGGTTTTAGATTACATTGACCAACATCTGGACGATGAACTTCCTCTGGAAAAACTCGCAGAAATGGGCTACTACTCACCTTTTCATTTTCATAGAATTTTCCGTGCAGTTACCCGTGAAACTTTGCTAGGTTACATCACCAGAAAACGCATGGAAAAAGCTGCCATGATGCTTTCCTTAAAAAAAGAAAAATCTTTAGAAGAGATTTTCTTGGAAATAGGATACAATAGCCATTCTACTTTTGGTAAAACTTTCAAAAAGCACTTTGGGATTTCTCCAGCTGCTTTTAGAAAAAATTCGCCAGAAAATTTTAAGAAAATTCAAACCATTATCAGCAATATCGGACAAAAAGAAGTCGTTTTCGAGCAATATCTTTACCAACTAGAACAAATGAAATTTTTTATGGAAAATAAAGCCAATATCCAAATAAAAGAAATGCCAGAAATGCAGATTGCATCAGTATTAAGCATTGGTGTACAAAATATAGGAAACGCTTACAACACCCTTATTTCTTGGGCAATTTCTAAAAATATTTTCCCTAGAGAAAATGTGAAAATGATTACCGTTTATCACGATAGTTTCAAAGTTACTGCTCCCAATAAAGTGAGAATTCACGCAGGAATGTTGCTAGAAGAAGCCATCAAAAATGAAGGCGAAGTTTTCCTAGAAATTTTACCAAAAGGGAAATATATCGTTTCTCGACAAGAAATTACACTCCCCGAATTCGAAACTGCTTGGAACGCACTTTTCCTTTGGATGAACGAAAACGGACACCAGTTCAGAAAAGAATGTCCTTATGAAATTTACCATAATGATTACCAAGAACACCCTGAGAAAAAGTGTTTGGTAGATTTCTGCATTCCTATTTTGTAA
- a CDS encoding endonuclease domain-containing protein: protein MDFDRQIVVDNYIIDFYIKSLGLAIEIDGWYHEFKKEKDKNRQEYLESLGIKFFRVSDFDVKKNMMLVLRDLENFIINQYKL from the coding sequence TTGGATTTTGATAGACAAATTGTTGTAGATAATTATATTATTGATTTTTATATCAAAAGTTTAGGATTAGCCATTGAAATAGATGGATGGTATCATGAGTTTAAAAAGGAAAAAGATAAGAATAGACAAGAGTATTTGGAAAGTTTAGGAATTAAATTTTTCCGAGTTTCAGATTTTGATGTAAAGAAAAATATGATGCTCGTTTTACGGGATTTAGAAAATTTTATCATAAATCAATATAAACTATAA
- a CDS encoding GNAT family N-acetyltransferase — protein MKTYETERLLLKPTDLEDADFILQLLNSESFIKYIGDRNVRTIEEAENYIRNRCFPQFERLGYGSFTVILKEDSSKMGTCGVYARENTDNAPDIGFAFLPEFEGKGYGYESASFLKNLVKNDFNITKLGGITVEYNHASRKLLEKLGLKFQKKFFMDDDPEELLYFEADL, from the coding sequence ATGAAAACCTACGAAACCGAAAGACTTTTACTCAAACCTACAGATTTAGAGGATGCCGATTTTATTCTTCAACTTTTAAATTCAGAAAGTTTCATCAAATATATTGGAGACAGAAACGTAAGAACCATAGAAGAAGCCGAAAACTACATTCGCAATAGATGCTTTCCTCAGTTTGAAAGACTAGGTTACGGAAGTTTCACCGTAATTCTAAAGGAAGATTCCTCTAAAATGGGAACTTGTGGAGTTTACGCAAGAGAAAACACAGATAATGCTCCTGATATTGGCTTTGCTTTTTTGCCAGAATTTGAAGGAAAAGGTTATGGCTATGAAAGCGCTAGTTTTCTAAAAAATTTGGTTAAAAATGATTTCAATATCACCAAATTGGGCGGAATTACGGTAGAATACAATCACGCATCTAGAAAATTATTAGAAAAATTGGGTTTAAAATTCCAAAAAAAATTCTTCATGGATGATGATCCAGAAGAATTATTGTATTTCGAAGCTGATTTATAA
- the bcp gene encoding thioredoxin-dependent thiol peroxidase → MLKIGDTLPTFQLDNQDGNLVKSSDFKGKKLVVFFYPKANTPGCTAEACNLNENIEYLTKQGFTILGISADPVKNQKKFHDKFGFKYDLLADENHEVCEKFGVWQLKKFMGKEFMGIVRTTFLFDENSVCTEVIEKVETKNHAAQILK, encoded by the coding sequence ATGTTAAAAATAGGTGATACACTTCCTACGTTTCAATTGGATAATCAAGACGGAAATCTGGTTAAATCTTCAGATTTCAAAGGGAAAAAATTGGTGGTTTTCTTTTACCCGAAAGCCAATACGCCAGGTTGTACAGCAGAAGCTTGTAACCTTAATGAAAATATAGAATACTTAACGAAACAAGGCTTTACGATTTTGGGAATTTCTGCAGATCCTGTGAAAAATCAAAAGAAATTTCATGATAAATTCGGGTTTAAATATGATTTATTAGCTGATGAAAACCATGAAGTTTGTGAAAAATTTGGGGTGTGGCAACTCAAAAAATTCATGGGCAAAGAATTCATGGGAATCGTGAGAACTACCTTTTTATTTGATGAAAATTCTGTTTGCACAGAAGTCATCGAAAAAGTAGAAACCAAAAATCACGCAGCTCAAATTTTGAAGTAA
- the nth gene encoding endonuclease III — MTKKERAKIVMTELEKIYPEVPIPLNHRNAYELLVAVALSAQTTDKKVNEVTPKLFSVAPNPEKMASLEEREIKELIKEIGLSNSKAKNLKIMANQLLERHNGEVPSNFEDLENLAGVGHKTASVVMSQAFGVPAFPVDTHIHRLMKQWKLTEGKNVVQTENDAKKLFPKETWNKLHLQIIFYGREYSPARGNQEKDYLTKMLFEK; from the coding sequence ATGACCAAGAAAGAACGTGCAAAAATAGTAATGACTGAGTTAGAAAAAATCTATCCCGAAGTTCCTATTCCACTGAACCATAGAAATGCTTATGAACTATTGGTTGCCGTAGCTCTTTCTGCACAAACTACTGATAAAAAAGTAAACGAAGTAACTCCCAAATTGTTTTCTGTAGCTCCCAATCCAGAAAAAATGGCTTCATTAGAAGAGCGTGAAATCAAGGAATTGATTAAAGAAATTGGCTTGTCTAATTCTAAAGCCAAAAATTTAAAAATCATGGCCAATCAACTTCTGGAAAGACATAACGGCGAAGTTCCTTCTAATTTTGAAGATTTAGAAAATTTAGCAGGAGTAGGTCATAAAACGGCAAGTGTAGTGATGAGTCAGGCTTTTGGTGTGCCTGCTTTTCCGGTAGATACTCACATTCATCGATTGATGAAACAATGGAAATTAACCGAAGGAAAAAACGTGGTTCAAACTGAAAACGACGCTAAAAAACTTTTCCCTAAAGAAACTTGGAATAAACTTCACCTTCAAATTATTTTCTACGGCAGAGAATATTCTCCAGCCAGAGGAAATCAGGAGAAAGATTACCTCACGAAAATGCTTTTTGAGAAATAA
- a CDS encoding YdeI/OmpD-associated family protein, translating to MKTDYITFEAEIKQNGTMNAAFVDFPFSTEELFGKKGQVKIKALLDEKVEYRGSLAKMKSDGHLLGLTQEVRKQLGKTFGDKVTVKLWEDQEERIVEIPDDVLEVFEKNKEAFEMYQKMSYTHRKEYMRWITEAKKPETRENRKVKLIEMILAGKKGI from the coding sequence ATGAAAACGGATTACATCACTTTTGAAGCAGAAATTAAGCAAAATGGCACTATGAATGCTGCCTTTGTAGACTTTCCTTTCTCTACAGAAGAATTATTTGGCAAAAAAGGTCAGGTAAAAATCAAAGCTTTGCTTGACGAAAAAGTAGAATACAGAGGAAGCCTTGCCAAAATGAAAAGTGATGGTCATCTACTTGGATTAACTCAAGAGGTGAGAAAACAACTTGGGAAAACGTTTGGCGATAAGGTTACGGTGAAACTTTGGGAAGACCAAGAAGAAAGAATTGTAGAAATTCCTGATGATGTTTTAGAAGTTTTTGAAAAGAATAAAGAAGCTTTTGAAATGTATCAAAAAATGTCTTACACTCACCGGAAAGAATACATGAGATGGATAACCGAAGCCAAAAAACCAGAAACCAGAGAAAACCGAAAGGTGAAATTGATAGAAATGATTTTGGCAGGTAAAAAAGGAATATAA